The Penicillium psychrofluorescens genome assembly, chromosome: 2 nucleotide sequence CTTGGCCATTGGCGCGGCCTTTTTCGTGATCACTTACTATGTACGTGCTTGCTTTCCGGCAACCTTGCGGATGAATCTTGCAGATGAAACTGACCATCTTCTAGCTCCCTATCTGGTTCCAAGCGATCAAAGGCGCCACGGCCATGAAATCTGGCATCATGAACCTGCCAATGATCATCGCTGTCGTGGTCGTCTCCATTCTCGCCGGTGGCCTGGTGACAGCATGCGGCTACTACACACCGTTCATGatcgcctcgtccatcatcaTGACCATCGGCGCCGGCCTCCTCACAACCCTTGAAACAAACTCCAACCACTCCAAGTGGATCGGATACCAGGCGCTCTTCGGCATCGGGCTCGGTCTGGGCATGCAGCAGCCGATGCTGGTCGCCCAGACGGCACTCAAAAATGAAGACATCCCCAGCGGCACGGCGATTGTCATGTTTGCGCAGACCCTCGGCGGCGCCGTGTTTGTTTCGGTTGCGCAGAATGTCTTCCAGAATCAACTGGTGCATAACCTGCACGAGTATGCGCCGGAGGTCGATTCTAGCCGTCTCCTCGCTGTTGGCGCGACGATGATCCGCTCTATCGTGCCTAGCCCGTTCCTGCACCAGGTTCTGAGCGCGTATAATGATGCGATCACCCAGACCTTTTATGTTGCTGTCAGCATGGGCGCTCTGTCCCTCATCGGGCCGATCTTCGTCGAGTGGATCTccgtcaagggcaagaagcccGAGGTGGTCGCTGTCTAAGTCGGGCTTTGTGAGGGTTACGTTCCTTCCTGCatattcttttctctctctgagGCTGTGCTGTCCAGGCCACATACGCTTCGTGATAATACCTGTTGTGTTgtgatgttggtgttgatgttttgAATCCGTCTGCATTCTATTCCATGGCCaccctttcctttcctttttctaAGATGATAAGATAATACAAAAAGATTAAAAAACGAAAAAAAGATTTGTATCTAGACCACCGCGTACAGACTGAGATAAATGCCCCAGATCACACCGCAGGCACTCCCAAAGACCACGCGGCGGTCCACGGGGACGACGGTGTACATCAGCGTGGACACGATGGGACGGTACTTGAGTCGAGCAACCATTATAGGCGGGAAGTCCTTGAATGTTGTCAGTAAACAATCCTATAAATAAAGAGTATCTGTCTGTCCGTCTGTCTGTACACCTGGGGTAGCACAGTAGAAAGTACCCAAGTAGACAGTCGACAGTAGACGGGAAGAATGGTGAATCTCACCTCAACAACAAGCTCCCAAGACCTCCAAACCCCAGTTCCCTTGAGCAGATTGATCAAGACAATAAAAAGCACAATATTCATGACCGACCCGACCGTCTGGTCGAAGATAAACTTCATGATAAAACTATACAATCCTGACTGGCTCTGCGAGCGAGGCGCCCATTGCGAGGATTTCTCTCGCTGATGATGGCTGGGCAGTCGCGAGCCGGCGCccccgccagcagcggcGCGATACCAATCTCGCGGCCGATCGCGCGTGGAGATGGCGAATGGCGCCGAGGATAGACTGGAGGAGAAATAGTCGCGTAGTGAAGAAACGGATTTGGAGCGCCTGCGCGATCGATTCCCACCCCGgctgccgcagcaacagcagcagcaccaacaccagTCCCAGAGGCGGGACAGCTCAGCGCGCGACGGGAAGCCTGGGTATCGCGCCTCCAGGGCGCGTTGCCAGACGAAGTTGATGGGGACGACTAGGATGCCATAGGTTATGAAttggatgagggcgagggtgtTGAGGGTGAAAGGGTTCTGTTTGCGATTTGGTACAGAGGTTAGTGGTTGATTTGATTGATAtcagggggaggaggatgggggGATATCGGACAGGACTGTTGCGTTGGTCGATTAGTTGGGCGCAGATGTTGGCGATCGCGTTGAGGACGGTCGATTGAACGAATGTCACGGTTAGCGCGGAGGGCATCGCGGCGCCGCATTGTACATTGAGTCGGTTGTTCGTTCGGtgcggcggtgatggtgaaggtCCATCATTGCCAAGACACCGTGTCCTCGCGGTGTTGGCGCTAGCGGACGAACTACAGCGACACCTATAACGACCCGTATTACACAGAAAACACCACAATGGAGCATTTGAGTGATTACAATTACTTGAGTTACCTGTGGCGAAACACCACATTCGGCCCATTCTTCGCACTGGTAAAGtgatccaccagcgccaaatggccctgctcatcctcgcccaccCGGTCAGCCAGCGCCATCTCAAATAGAAACACCAGTCTTGCCAGCGTCACCCGCATCTCCATGAACGCCATGCTTTTACCAATGCACCCGCGCGGCCCAATGCTAAACGGACAGAATGCCCGCCGTGCCGTGTCGACCTGTTCCTTGCTCGTGGTCCATTTTGCGTCGGCCGCTTCGCACGTCGCACCCTCGATCCACCGTTCCGGTAGGAATGTCCCCGCCGCGCGGTAGTATGCCTCTTGTCGGTGGATTGAGTATGTCGGCGTGCCGCAGTTTGTGCCGGCTGGCAGGAACACGCCGTCTACCACCGCTCCGCCGTCCATCACCTCGCGCGGAATTGCGCCGGGCACGGCGGGTGCGAGACGCAGTGCTTCGTCGATGACAGCTTTCAGGTAGACCAGCTCGTTCAGCCGTGCGCCGCTGACAATCTCTTCGACTTCGTTGAACGCCCCGCGCACCTCGGCGCTCAGCTTCGACAGCGCCCCTGGCCGGCGCACGAGGTAGAACAGCGCCGCGGCCAGCGTGGTAGACGTTGTGTCGCTGCCCGCGATCATCAGCACGTTCGCTTCGCCCCATAGCTCGGGCGTGCTCAGTCCCTTGCCCGTTTCCGGGTCCGTCGCGTTGAGCAGGTAGTAGAAGAAGTCCTTTTTCGCTTCGCGGCCGGCCTGAGCACGCTCTTTGGCCCGGGCGCTGGCTTCGACCCGCGAGTTCATGATGAAGTTCCATCGGTCGCGCGTTAGTTGTCGGATGAAGATCTGGTCCAGGTGCCAGCTGTCTAGAGGCATCCAGAGCCCGCACTGCGAGGGTGGGTTAGTTAGTGGTCGAGCTGGGTTCTGCTGAAGCAAAAGACTCACCACATAATGTCTGTTCGCGGCgcgatcaacaagcttcACCATGTGTCGCTTGCCCCGCGAGACGAGCATGTCAAAGCTCTTGCCGAAGCACAACTCGCCCATCACATCGTAGGTCAGATAGCTGAACCAATCGCCCATGTTGCGCACCACGGCCCCCttcgtctcttcttccagatcaTCCCAATCAGAGTCCACCCCATCATGCCCCGCCAGCACCGCACAAAGCTGCCGGACATGCAAGAGCATAACATCTTCCATCCCCTTGAGCGCGTGGTCCGAAAACGCCTGGCTCAGCACCCTCCGCTTGCGCCCATGCATCGTCTTATCGATCGCATTGTGCGTATTATACACGCCCTTGATGGCGGGGAAGGCGTTGTAGAAATCAGCCTTCTGGAGCCGCTTCCCGTGCCCGTAGATGTCGTGCAGGCCACGGTCGGTGTTGACCGATATGAAATTTGGCGCTGCGCGCACATGGCTCCCGTACTGGGTGTGTAGCTCGTACAGCCACAGGTGGCGGTCGCCTTTTAGGCCGTGGTATAGCTGGACCCAGGGTGTGAGGCTTGCGAGGAATGGTCCCGggatgcggcggagggggtggaagAAGGCGTTGTAGATAACGTAGCCCAACGTCTATCGCTAATCAGTAAGGTATTTCCTTATTTTGAGGGAAAGAAACATACCGCTGCGACTAGCAGAACCCCCAACCCACACGCGACCCCTGTCAGCGACAAACACTCCAGTACAGATGCGACAAACATCGTGCGAGCATGTAGCTACTGAGTTGGCGATGCGTCGTTTCAAGCAACTAATGAATACTTATGCCTTAAAGGAGACTCGGTGGCCGCCTCCCGTCTTTGGCTTTTATACTCCCGCCCGAAGATACCCGCGCCCAACCGTCTCAATGACGACGAATCCGGATTTGGTCACACAAGCTTACTTTTGCAACGATGGAGAGGTGCTCGGTTAGGGGCGGTCGCTTAATTCATAGCTGGGTTTAGATGATTGTTTTGCGTATCTTTTGTGGTGGTGTTCGTTCATGCAACGGGGGGGTTATCGTGCATGAGCTTAAGTGGAGGGTCGGTAGACCACGAAGAGGTGTTCTGGAGTTGAAAGGGAATACGATTAGGAAGGGGAACAAGAGTTATCTTCGTTCTCAATAGTCGATTGAACTTCTCTGTGGTTATGATTAAATGGGTTGCTTTTACATAACCATAACCATAGTCCCGGAAGGAATCATACCTGGTAGGATGAAACGATCCTCACCCGACGAGGCTATCAACCCCTCCAACGGCTCTTTCAGGTATTTAGGGCTGGGCCTGATACCGCCACTACCCGTCCTAGTTTAGAAATGGCGGATGGCACTCCAAAGTGTTTGTTATAAGACAACTACTCCATCTGCGCGTCGTACGTTCATAGGACAGAGCAAGACCATTTTGAATTCTTGCCAGCATCTTCATTCCTCGAGTCCGATAGACATGCTCATCATATTGGTTGCATAGGCCTCTGTGCATCGCGATCATTGAGATGACACTTTTGCCGTTCTTGCAAAACATGGCGAATGGAGATGcaaagggggggggggggcgctgacacctcaggcaccaacaTACTCAAATAGAGATCGATTTGAAAGTCACTCTGCAAGCAGCTAATAGAATGACGGTTTTCTCAGTATTTCGGACATAAGTGCGCATTTACTTTACCGAGTATTCTGACCAGCTACATTTGACGAGTTTGATCCCTTGGGATCTAGGTACGCAATCGTCACAGCACAGCAAGTTAGCACTGTGAAGACCAAACATCTGCAATAAAGTCATGATGCCATTTAGGCGTATCTCTAACTGCGGAATCTATCTAGTAAGCAGAAAGAGTCTAACTAAAACGGAGAGGTAAAGAGTAGGGACTGCATAATTTATAGCCGGAATTTTTTCGGCTACGAAACCCAATTTTCCGAACGTCAAGTACCGGAAATTTTAACGGGTCAACAGATGCCTTGGCTTTCATATTCCGGCACCTTGGGATATTATTCGTGCTAGAGATATTAAATATTCTATAGTCCTGCATTGCCCTATCGCTAGACTTGTCGATATCTAGCCACTCTAAATTATCCTCTTTCGTCGGCATAACCCTTTTCCCATTTACTATACTTGCTTCGAACGAACAGAATAAAATGTCTCAGCGTCTAGACCAGCTCACCAAGCAAATATCGCCGCGCCAAGTTAATGGTCCACCAATTGCTTTGTTGAAAGATCAGGTCGTCTTGATCACTGGTGGCGCCCAAGGTCAGAGAGAAGTTACTATATATGGGTGCGGGAATGATTTGCTGATATTGATTTATTTAGGGTTGGGAGCGGCAACAGCAACGCTCTTTGCACAGTATGGTGCATTGATCGCGATCAGTGACGTGGATGAGACCAAGTCGCAGGGACTAGTTAAGCACTTGCGAGAGACAGGTGCACAAGCAGAGTCCTTTTCAGGGGATCTGTTGGATCCATCATACCCCGAGACTCTGGTTAAACAAGTTTTTGCGAAGTTTGGAAGAATCAATTGCCTCATCAACAACGCGGGTAGGTTCGACATTCTCATCTGTACGAAACAAAGCTAATATTTCATCAGGGTTTCTCAATGACAGGTGAGCCGTAGAGATATCATTGGATTCTGCCCTTCTAATATCCGGAGCACCACAGAGCCGTCCATAAAATGACTGATAGTCAATGGGAATCTATTCTTGAGATCCACAACTCGGTGCCATTTCGACTCATCCGAGCCTTGTCGAGTCACTACATGAGCCCCGAGACAATGAACAACCGCAAGACAATCATTAAcatatcgtcttcctccgGAGTACATGGTCAATTGGGTCAGGTATGCTTGCTTGCTTAACTACGTGCCTTGCCATCAAAGCCATTTGCCCGGTTCTGATGTACCTTCACGCACAGGTCAACTACTGCACGGCCAAAGCGGGTATTGTTGGGATGACAAAGGGAATTGCGAGGGAATGGGGACGGTACGAATGGCAAACACTTTGACAATAGGCCTTCTTGCTGAGATAAAACAGGTACAATGTTCGATGCAATGCGGTTGCTTACGGTTGGATGGACACCCGCATGACTCGGCCTCCCGAACCAGGCCTGAAAATGACCGTGAACGGAAACGAGATCAGTGTCGGCATCGCAAAGAGTGCAACCAAGTTTAGAGATACTTCGGATATTGCCCTAGGGCGTCCGGGAACCGCagaggaggcggcggggTGTCTGCTATTCCTCGCAAGCGACCTTTCCAGTTATGTAACGGGGCATGTAATGGAGTGTAATGGAGGACGCTTTATGTGACGGAAATTCGAAAAGCCTATATAGGTGTTTTGGCTTTTGAGTTTGGAA carries:
- a CDS encoding uncharacterized protein (ID:PFLUO_003303-T1.cds;~source:funannotate); amino-acid sequence: MPSALTVTFVQSTVLNAIANICAQLIDQRNSPNPFTLNTLALIQFITYGILVVPINFVWQRALEARYPGFPSRAELSRLWDWCWCCCCCCGSRGGNRSRRRSKSVSSLRDYFSSSLSSAPFAISTRDRPRDWYRAAAGGGAGSRLPSHHQREKSSQWAPRSQSQSGLYSFIMKFIFDQTVGSVMNIVLFIVLINLLKGTGVWRSWELVVEDFPPIMVARLKYRPIVSTLMYTVVPVDRRVVFGSACGVIWGIYLSLYAVV
- a CDS encoding uncharacterized protein (ID:PFLUO_003304-T1.cds;~source:funannotate), whose amino-acid sequence is MFVASVLECLSLTGVACGLGVLLVAATLGYVIYNAFFHPLRRIPGPFLASLTPWVQLYHGLKGDRHLWLYELHTQYGSHVRAAPNFISVNTDRGLHDIYGHGKRLQKADFYNAFPAIKGVYNTHNAIDKTMHGRKRRVLSQAFSDHALKGMEDVMLLHVRQLCAVLAGHDGVDSDWDDLEEETKGAVVRNMGDWFSYLTYDVMGELCFGKSFDMLVSRGKRHMVKLVDRAANRHYVCGLWMPLDSWHLDQIFIRQLTRDRWNFIMNSRVEASARAKERAQAGREAKKDFFYYLLNATDPETGKGLSTPELWGEANVLMIAGSDTTSTTLAAALFYLVRRPGALSKLSAEVRGAFNEVEEIVSGARLNELVYLKAVIDEALRLAPAVPGAIPREVMDGGAVVDGVFLPAGTNCGTPTYSIHRQEAYYRAAGTFLPERWIEGATCEAADAKWTTSKEQVDTARRAFCPFSIGPRGCIGKSMAFMEMRVTLARLVFLFEMALADRVGEDEQGHLALVDHFTSAKNGPNVVFRHR